The window TGCAAAACAAAAACTTAGATGATTGAGCAACTTCTGTAGATGAAAAATCAACTCCAGAAGATATGATGCTAGCTAGAATCAACAGGTTACATAAAAGGATAAGGAAGAATAATCTAAGAATGTTGGGTGAAATTAtgaacaaggtaaaattattctTAAAAAAGCCATGACTGGCTAATATCATCAAAAGAACTACTGGTATTACCTGTCTGAGTATTGTCAAAGAAGTGGTACCACTGTAGAATGAATCAATCTTAGgatgttgttccagctcgtgatCTACAGCAGCACATGCCTTGGTGTAGGAATGCTTCCAAATATCGAATTTATCAGAATCCAAATCGAAATCTGAATCAGTTGAAGCCTCGGACAGAATTTCCTGCCAATTGGAAAGCAGAGATGATGGCATTGAATCTCGAACACACTTCGCCACGAAATGGCCCCATGGACCATGCCCATCAAATACTCCACAGAATATCATGTCTTCTTGGCATCCAAATTCCTGCCATGAGCAAGAATCAAAAGGCATTGCCATGAGCTAATATTGAACAAAGAGGAAGACTTATGAGAGAAAAACCATAAATTGGCCAACTGCGGAAGAAAGAATACCTCCCAAACAATGACGCAATCTTGATTCACTCCTTTTTCTCCTCTCTTAGAGAAGACAGAAGCTAAATTCTTAGAACCATCAACATTGACAGTCCCTGAAGACCTTAATATAAAATCATTTTTCTTGGCTCCTTTAGCCATAGCTTCTGCAGCCTCTGTTCCATTGTAATTCCCATTCCCGGAGTTTTCCCTTCCTTTTTTCAATGATAGAGATCTTGCCAATCCATTAAACATGGAAGAAAAATGCCCCATTTCAAGCTTCGTTACACCCTGCAGTGAAAGGTAAAAATTTACAATCAGATTTCATGttctttatatatgttatattaaGTAGAAGTTGGATAATGTCAGCTGAGATAAAGAAGGGGTGTAATCTGACTCAGAAATATTAGAATCCAACTAATGTTTTAAAACATACAACAATCCAAAAATGATGAATCCGGAAGGGATAAAATTAAAACATTGAACAACCTTTTGGTCCTTTTAGCAGTGCAACAAAAGCAGAAAATTATTCAAACTCTTAGATGGAATTTCCAACAACAGAAAATCTCAGAGAATGAACTGATACCCCAAGTTGAATTTCCCCATAGAATCCCTCCCAGTCAAATACTGTATGACTAGACAAAGACAACTGCTTAAAACTTTAACAAGCTTCTTCCACTTCCCTTCTACTGAATCAAAT is drawn from Nicotiana tomentosiformis chromosome 12, ASM39032v3, whole genome shotgun sequence and contains these coding sequences:
- the LOC104105272 gene encoding probable protein phosphatase 2C 34 isoform X2, with the protein product MGHFSSMFNGLARSLSLKKGRENSGNGNYNGTEAAEAMAKGAKKNDFILRSSGTVNVDGSKNLASVFSKRGEKGVNQDCVIVWEEFGCQEDMIFCGVFDGHGPWGHFVAKCVRDSMPSSLLSNWQEILSEASTDSDFDLDSDKFDIWKHSYTKACAAVDHELEQHPKIDSFYSGTTSLTILRQGEALFIANVGDSRAVLATMSEDGNLVPVQLTKDFKPNLPQEAERIKQCNGRVFCLDDEPGVHRLWLPEDESPGLAISRAFGDYCVKDFGLTSVPDVIERYITSKDQFVVLATDGVWDVISNQEAVQIVSSTPERAKAAKRLVQSAGCAWRHKRRGIAMDDISAIVLFFHSSPL
- the LOC104105272 gene encoding probable protein phosphatase 2C 34 isoform X1, whose protein sequence is MGVTKLEMGHFSSMFNGLARSLSLKKGRENSGNGNYNGTEAAEAMAKGAKKNDFILRSSGTVNVDGSKNLASVFSKRGEKGVNQDCVIVWEEFGCQEDMIFCGVFDGHGPWGHFVAKCVRDSMPSSLLSNWQEILSEASTDSDFDLDSDKFDIWKHSYTKACAAVDHELEQHPKIDSFYSGTTSLTILRQGEALFIANVGDSRAVLATMSEDGNLVPVQLTKDFKPNLPQEAERIKQCNGRVFCLDDEPGVHRLWLPEDESPGLAISRAFGDYCVKDFGLTSVPDVIERYITSKDQFVVLATDGVWDVISNQEAVQIVSSTPERAKAAKRLVQSAGCAWRHKRRGIAMDDISAIVLFFHSSPL